DNA sequence from the Candidatus Hydrogenedentota bacterium genome:
AACCTGGCGCAGTACGAGCGCCTCAAAGAAGGATCGCCAGACAGCTTTGCCGCTGCCGCGTCGATGTATCGCCGGCTGGGTATGCCGGAGCAGGAATTGAACGCGCTGGCGAACTGGGTCGATACCGCACCGGCCTCGCCGCAAGCGCATCTTGCGTTGGGCGAGTACTACCGGCGTAACGCAGACCCGGCGAGTGCCCTTACGCAGTATCAACTGGCCTCCACGCTCGCCCCCGGAAACGTCACCGCGCACTCGAGCATGGCGACCGCGTACCAACTACTCGGCCAATACGACAACGCCGCCGCTGCACTGACCACCGCGATTGCGCTTCACCCCGGCGACATGGCGTTGCAGATGCGCCTCGCGGACGTGTATCGGCGTGGGGGAGACCTAAACGCCGCAATCGCGACCTACCAGGGCGTGATCCACCTCGAGCCGAATACACCGTTGGCGCTGCGCGCTTCCCAACAGATCACGCGCCTCCAACAGCAGCTTACCGCGCGTGCCCCGAAGGCAGGCTAGCACCCGCCGCGCTTGCTTACGGTGGACTTACTCGGCCGCCGAGACAGTCTGCGGATACGACCGCCCGGCGGCAAAGGGGTTCGCGAGAGCCTGGTCGATCATTCCCTTCGCCAGCACCAGCCATTTGCTCGCACCAAGATTTGGGTTCAACCCACGCCCCATGCGCTTCATCTGATGATTGTGCCAATAGCTCTGTAGCATGTCGTCGAACAACTTGACGCGCGATCGCGGTACTACGTCCGTTGCCGCCGACGTCTGCCCGCTCAGGACGCGCGCGCAGAACTCAGGGTCGGTGCACAACGGCCTCGCTAATCCGACAACGTCTATCGCCCCGCTCGATAGGGCATTGTTCATTGCGGCCACCGAGCGAAACCCGCCCGTCAGCATCAGCGGCGTCTTCGTGATGCCGCGTACTTTCTCCGCATAGTCGAGGAAGTACGCTTCGCGCCGCCGCGTACTTTCGCGTTGACTCACCATCGCCGCGTTCTCGTAATTTCCGCCGCTGATTTCCAACAGGTCGATTCGCTCCGTTTCGAGCGCGCGGACCACGTTCATCGATTCGTCCTCGGAGAACCCTCCCCGTTGAAAGTCCGACGAGTTCAGTTTCACGCCAATGGGAAATTGCGCGCCAACGGCCGCGCGCGTCGCGCGCAACACTTCGATCAGATACCGCATGCGTTTCTCGGGCGATCCGCCCCAGTCGTCGGTGCGTTGGTTCACCAGCGGCGAAAGAAACTCGCTAATGAGATAGCCGTGCGCCGCGTGTATTTGGACGCCTTTGAATCCAGCCTTCTTCGCGACTGCCGCCGTTTGCGCGTACGCGTCGATAAGCCGGGAAATCTCGTCAGATCGCAGCGCGCGTGGTGCGGCGAATAGCGGCTTGAACGACGCGCGTAGAAGAGGAACGGCCGAAGGTGCGACCGGCTGCTTCGTAACCTTTCGCGGAGACTGACGTCCCGCGTGGCTGATCTGCATCCACAGGTGCGCGCCGCGGGATTGCGCCGTATCCGCCCAACGCGCAAGCAGGGCGATATCCCGCTCGTCCTCGACGACAACATTTCCCGGGTGCTCCATGCACACCCGGTCCACCATCACGTTCCCAGTCAGCAAGATTCCCGCGCCGCTCGACGCCCAGCGCTCGTACAGGCGAATGATCGCGTCGTTCGGCGCGTTGGTTGCCGGATCCGCCATCTGCTCCGTCATCGCCGCCTTGGCGAACCGGTTCGGCACTGATACCCCGCACGGCAATGCGAGCGAAGCGGAAAGCGCGGTCGTACCCTGTAGCGACGAAATCTCGGCGGCATCCACGGGTGTTCTCCCCCAAGTTTTGATACGACCGTTCACGATAGCTAAAATTACCCGTTTGCGCCAGTTGCGATGAACGCAGCGCTAGTCGATAAGCTGGGTATTCGGGCGCGCCGCGTCTCCCTGGCGCTTCGACAGGGCCAGGTTTAGAGGATTGTTCGATTGATGTACGTACAGGAAGTTTTGCAGACCCTGAACCGCTTTTGGAGCGAACGCGGGTGTTTGTTGTGGCAGCCGTATCACACCGAAGTGGGCGCCGGCACCTCGAACCCCGCGACCTTTCTGCGCGTCTTGGGGCCGGAGCCGTGGTGGGTCGCGTATACCGAGCCGAGTACCCGCCCAACGGACGGGCGCTACGGCGAGAACCCGAACCGACTGCAACACTACTACCAGTATCAGGTAATCCTGAAACCGTCGCCGCCTGACGTACAGGAACTTTTCCTTCAGTCCCTGGAGGCGCTCGGCCTAGACCTCACCAAGCACGACTTCCGGTTCGTCGAGGACAACTGGCAAAGCCCTTCGCTTGGCGCGTGGGGCCTCGGGTGGGAGGCCTGGCTCGACGGAATGGAAGTCCTCCAGTTCACCTATTTCCAGGAATGCGGCGGCGTCAAACTCGACGTGCGTGCGTGCGAATTGACGTACGGCATCGAACGCATTTGTATGTACCTGCAAGGCGTCGAAAACGTCTACGACCTCAAGTGGGCGCCGAACGGGACCACCTACGGCGACATCTTCCATCGTCAAGAAGTCGAGTGGTGCCACTACAATTTCGAGCACGCTGACACCGCGAAGTTGCTGCAGGTTTTCGATATATGGGAGAGCGAAGCCCAGCGCCTCCTCGAGCTTGAATTGATTCTCCCCGCGTACGACCACTGCCTGCGCATGTCGCATCTCTTCAACGTGCTCGATGCGCGCGGCGCCTTTTCCGTGTCCGAGCGCGGACGCTTCCTACTCCGGTGCCGTGCCGTCGCCGAACGCTGCGCCAAAGGCTTCCTCGCACAACGCGAATCGATGGGTTTTCCGCTGCTGCGCCACCCCAGCCCCGTAACCTACGAGCAAACAGAACCCGCCGCGTACGATCCCGCGGTATTTAAGCCGAAAGACGATCTCCTCATCGAGATTGGCGTCGAGGAACTGCCGCACAAAGACATTCGCGCGATCGAGCAGCAAGTACCCGCGCTTATCCGCAAAGAGCTTGCTGCACTCGCTCTACCCCACGGCCACGTCAAGGTGTGGGTCAGCCCGCGCCGCATCGGTATCCTCGTGGGTGACGTGCCCTCGCGCCAGCAGGACGTCACGAAGGAAATGCGCGGGCCAAAGCGCCAGGCCGCGCAGAACGACAAAGGCGAATGGAGCATGGCCGCGAAGAAATTCGCGGAAGCCAATGGCGTCTCGGTCGACGACATCTATTTCCGCGAAGAAGGCAAGGCCGAGTACAGCTACGTTCAGGCGCACCAGAAAGGCCGTCACATCGCGAAACTGCTTTCGGGCGTCATCGAGAACGTGCTCCACGGCATCCACCTCACCAAGATGATGGGATGGGAAGACACCACTACCGTGTTTTCGCGCCCCATCCGCTGGCTCGTCGCCCTTCACGGCGAGACCGTGGTGCCGGCATCGTTGTCGCTGCGCGACGTACCCGGCAGTCCGCGGACCATCCAATCCGGCCGCGTGTCGTATGGCCATCGTCGCCTCGCGCCCGGACCGATTACGATTGCCGGCGCGCGCGATTACCGCGATGCGCTGCGCGGCCGCCAGGTCATCGTCGATCAGGTCGAGCGCCGCAACACGCTCACCGAGCGCGTTCGCAAGCTTGCGAAGGAATTGGACCTCGTTCCGGAGGAGGACGACGAACTCTACGACGAAATTGCCAACCTTTCCGCGTGGCCGGAGCCGATTGCCGGGGCCATTCCGGAAGACGCCTTGACACTGCCCGAGGACATCATCATTACCCCGATGAAGGTGCACCAGCGGTACATTCCGCTGCGCGCACACGACGGAAAACTCAGCCGCCACTTCGTGTGCGTCGCCAATGGAGAGTACGGCCCGGACGGCGTTGCGATTATTCGCCAGGGAAACGAACGTGTGTTAAACGCGCGCCTGCGCGACGCGCGCTACTTCTGGGACACCGACACGCAATCGCCCTTGCGCGCGTTCGCCGACAAACTGAATTCGATCCTGTTCCACCAAAAGCTCGGAACTGTGGCCGACAAGATCGCGCGCCTCCGCGATCTGTACTTCACCCTGAAGGGTTCGCTGCCGCCGGTCGACGACCGTAAGATGGGCGAACTGCTAACGCTCATGAAGGCCGACCTCACGACGCAGATGGTCTTCGAGTTCGATTCGCTCGAAGGCGTCGTGGGCATGTTGTATGCCCGGAACGAGGGCATCAACGACGAGATCGCGCGCGCAATCTACGAGCACCGCCTGCCGCGGCGCGCAGGTGACGAATTGCCGAAGGGCCCCCTCGGGACCGTCGCGGGAATTCTCGACCGTTTTGACACGCTCGCGGGCTATTTCGGGATCGGCGTGCGCGTGAAAGGCACCAGCGACCCGTTTGGACTGCGCCGTACCGCGCTCGCGCTCCTGACGATCTGTGAATCCGCCGGCCTCGACATCGATCTCGAAGCGTTCGCGCGCGCGGCCATCGCGAACTACGGCGCACTGATTCAACATCCCGAGAATGTACTCGCGGACATCTTGTCGTTCTTCAACGATCGTCTCGACGTCATGCTGCGCGAGCAGGGGTTTGCGTACGACCACGTCGCCGCTGCACTCGCCGTTCACGGCAGGCGCCCCCAACTCCTGCTACAGTGCCTGAATGCCATGAAGCAACTCGATAACGGAAAGGTCCAGGACCTCGCCGAGCAGGCCAAGCGCATGCAACGGATCGTCAAAGAGCCCGCCAATAGCGTGGACGCTTCACTCCTTCAGGACAACGAAAAGGCCTTTCTGCGCATCGCGGAAGACTCCTCAGCCACGTTGCGGGAATGCGTTGCACGGCAGGCATTTGACGAAGCGATGGGCGAGGTCCTCGGGTGGCTGCCGACGATTGCTTCATATTTCGAAGCGGTGCTGGTAAATGACAACGACACAAAAATCCGTCAGAATCGACACGCACTCGTAAAGTCCGTGCTCGACTCCATGCAGCTCGTCGCGGACTTCACCCGGATCGAGAAGAAGTAATGCGCGGCTCCGGGCGAATCCCCGCGAGCGCAGCGCCAGAATCTCCGGCTTATGTCAACACGTCTGTGGTGGGCCGCCGCAATTCGCAGTTCACCACGCCCTAGCCATGTCCAAGCCGTTCAAAAGAAATAAGCCCGTTCGCAAGCGAAACTGGGACGCGAACGACTGGGACACCGCATCGCGCCAAGGCCGATCGAAGCGGCCGGACAGCGCGCCAGAATCCGTTCGTCCCGCGGACGATTATTTTTCCGATGGCCGGACGAACGGTGTCGTGGTGTCGCCCTATGGTGTTTTGGCGTTCGCCCTGTGCGACGGGTCGGAATGTCTGTGCCGCGTTGATGAATCCCTGGTGGACGGCAAGTCGTCAGTCCTCGCATCTGGCGACCGGGTATTCATCGAGGTCGATGATCGCGGCCCTGTGGTCCGTGCGGTTCGGCCGCGCGCGAACAAGCTGAGCCGGCCCGCGATCGGATCCGACCGCGAACAGGTGTTTGCGGCGAATATCAATCACGCCGTGATCGTGGCCTCCGTTGCCCGCCCGGCATTTAATCCCGGCCTGATCGACAGGTACCTCGTGGCGGCGCAGGCGGGAGGGGTCGAGCCAATCGTCTGTGTGAACAAGGTAGATTTGGCCGGACCGCTGCCGGACGGCGTCGGCATGTACCGCGAACTCGCCCTGAAGGTCGTGCTGACAAGCTGTGAAACCGGCGAAGGAATCGACGAGCTTCGATCCATCCTCCAGGCGGGCACGAGCGTTCTCGTCGGTCACAGCGGCGTAGGGAAATCCTCTCTGATTAACGCGCTCGACCCGAATGTCACCGTGCACACACAGGAAATCAGCGACAGCACGAACAAGGGCCGTCACACGACAAGCGCATCCCGATTATACGAACTAACCGGCGGCATACGGATCATCGACACGCCCGGGATAAAACAATTGGGCCTTTGGGGCGTTTCGCCCGCCGAACTCAATTACTACTTCGACGAAATCGCCGAAACGTCGGGACTCTGCAAGTTCCGCGACTGCACGCACACCCACGAACCCCGCTGCGCCGTACGTGACGCGGTCGAATCCGGCCGCATCGCCCGCGCCCGGTACGAATCATATCTCCGCATTCGCGCTTCGCTCGAAGAAGGTGAGAGGTCAAACCCCCAATCCCCGTAGGGCCGAACCGGAAACCCGCCCCGCGACTTTCCAATTCCGCTCATGCATCTGATATGCTCTGGCACTAATTCTCAATTCGTGCATGAGGTTCTTCTATGCCTGAAACAAGCACAAAAGACGCTTGGCAGGAAATCGTTCGCATCGTCGAGGCCAATAACCGCGAAGCGCTGGCCGACTACCTGGCGTCACTGCCTCAGGCGGAACTCCCACGCACCTTGTTCAAGCTCGATGAATCGATGCGCGGCAAAGTGTTCGCGCTCCTCGATCCCGAAGACGCGGCCGACCTGATCGAGGAACTGCACGAGTCCCAAGGCGCCGATCTGATCGAGGAGCTGGCGCCTGCTCAGGCCGCCGCCATTCTGGACGAAATCGACAGCGACCAGCGCGTCGACATCCTCGCCGAGATGAACAAGCAGGATGTCGAAGCAATCCTCAAGGAAATGTCTCCGGAGGAAGCGCAAGATGCGCGGGCGCTTCTTGCCTACGGCAAAGATACCGCCGGCGGTCTGATGATCACCGAGTATCTCGCCTATCACGCGAAAATGACTATCGACGATGTGCTTACGGACCTGCGTGAGAACGCGGAAAAGTACTCGGACTACGCCGTCCAATACGTTTACGTAATATCGGATACCGGCCTTCTCGAAGGATGCGTGCGCCTGCGTGACCTCGTACTGTCGCCCGGACACACACCGCTCGAAGAAATACAGATACGAAATCCGTTTCACGTAAAAGCGACCGACTCCCTCGACGAACTCGAACGCTTCTTTAATCGATATGTGTTTTTCGGCGTTCCCGTGGTCGACAACTTCGGCCGTTTGGTGGGCGTTGTTCAGCGCGCGGACGTCCAGAAAGCACACGGCGACGCGACCCTGAAGGCGTTTCAACGCTTCGCGGGTATCATCGGCGGTGACGAGCTGCGGACAATGCCGCTCAAGTCACGCTCGTCGCGGCGCTTGGCGTTCCTCTCCGTGAACATCTTCCTCAACATCATTTCCGCCAGCGTCGTTGCGCTTTACGAAGACACGCTGCAAAAGGTCATCGCGCTCGCCGTTTTCCTGCCGATCCTCTCCGACATGAGCGGCTGCTCCGGCAATCAGGCGGTTGCCGTCAGCATCCGCGAATTGTCCCTCGGCCTTGTGCAGCCTCGCGATTTCATCCGCGTTTGGTGGAAGGAGAGCCAGGTCGGCATTATCAACGGAATAATGCTCGGAATCCTGCTGTGCATCGTTGCCATTGTTTGGAAAGGCGATTACGTGCTCGCCGCCGTTGTCGGTATGGCCCTTGCCGTGAACACGCTGCTCTCCGTTTGCCTTGGTGGACTCATTCCTCTGGCGATTCGGCGCCTCGGAATCGATCCCGCGCTCGCCGCATCGCCCATACTCACGACTTTTACCGACATGCTCGGGTTCTTTTTGGCCCTCTCATTAGCCGCGATTGGCCTCAAGGCCGGTTACCTGACGCCGAGCTAGCACGGCCATGATCACCGAAGCGTTACAGCTACTCTGCGATCGGACGGACCTCACGCGCGATCAGGCGGCGTCCTCCATGCATGCGCTAATGGCCGGCGAAGCGACCCATGCGCAGACGGCCGCTTTTCTCGTCGCACTGCGTATGAAGGGGGAAACCGTCGAGGAAATCGCCGGGCTGGCGCAGACCATGCGCGATATGGCGACGAAAGTGAACACGTCGCGCAAGCCCTTGGTTGACACCTGCGGCACGGGCGGAGACCGTTCCGGCACCTTTAACATCTCGACAACGGCGGCATTTGTAGTCGCAGGTGCGGGCGTTGCCGTCGCCAAGCACGGCAACCGCAGCGCTTCAAGCCTGTGCGGCAGTGCCGACGTCCTCGAGGCGCTCGGCGTCAACGTCAACGCGACCCCGGAACAGGTGGGCCGCTG
Encoded proteins:
- a CDS encoding NADH:flavin oxidoreductase/NADH oxidase family protein; this encodes MDAAEISSLQGTTALSASLALPCGVSVPNRFAKAAMTEQMADPATNAPNDAIIRLYERWASSGAGILLTGNVMVDRVCMEHPGNVVVEDERDIALLARWADTAQSRGAHLWMQISHAGRQSPRKVTKQPVAPSAVPLLRASFKPLFAAPRALRSDEISRLIDAYAQTAAVAKKAGFKGVQIHAAHGYLISEFLSPLVNQRTDDWGGSPEKRMRYLIEVLRATRAAVGAQFPIGVKLNSSDFQRGGFSEDESMNVVRALETERIDLLEISGGNYENAAMVSQRESTRRREAYFLDYAEKVRGITKTPLMLTGGFRSVAAMNNALSSGAIDVVGLARPLCTDPEFCARVLSGQTSAATDVVPRSRVKLFDDMLQSYWHNHQMKRMGRGLNPNLGASKWLVLAKGMIDQALANPFAAGRSYPQTVSAAE
- a CDS encoding glycine--tRNA ligase subunit beta encodes the protein MYVQEVLQTLNRFWSERGCLLWQPYHTEVGAGTSNPATFLRVLGPEPWWVAYTEPSTRPTDGRYGENPNRLQHYYQYQVILKPSPPDVQELFLQSLEALGLDLTKHDFRFVEDNWQSPSLGAWGLGWEAWLDGMEVLQFTYFQECGGVKLDVRACELTYGIERICMYLQGVENVYDLKWAPNGTTYGDIFHRQEVEWCHYNFEHADTAKLLQVFDIWESEAQRLLELELILPAYDHCLRMSHLFNVLDARGAFSVSERGRFLLRCRAVAERCAKGFLAQRESMGFPLLRHPSPVTYEQTEPAAYDPAVFKPKDDLLIEIGVEELPHKDIRAIEQQVPALIRKELAALALPHGHVKVWVSPRRIGILVGDVPSRQQDVTKEMRGPKRQAAQNDKGEWSMAAKKFAEANGVSVDDIYFREEGKAEYSYVQAHQKGRHIAKLLSGVIENVLHGIHLTKMMGWEDTTTVFSRPIRWLVALHGETVVPASLSLRDVPGSPRTIQSGRVSYGHRRLAPGPITIAGARDYRDALRGRQVIVDQVERRNTLTERVRKLAKELDLVPEEDDELYDEIANLSAWPEPIAGAIPEDALTLPEDIIITPMKVHQRYIPLRAHDGKLSRHFVCVANGEYGPDGVAIIRQGNERVLNARLRDARYFWDTDTQSPLRAFADKLNSILFHQKLGTVADKIARLRDLYFTLKGSLPPVDDRKMGELLTLMKADLTTQMVFEFDSLEGVVGMLYARNEGINDEIARAIYEHRLPRRAGDELPKGPLGTVAGILDRFDTLAGYFGIGVRVKGTSDPFGLRRTALALLTICESAGLDIDLEAFARAAIANYGALIQHPENVLADILSFFNDRLDVMLREQGFAYDHVAAALAVHGRRPQLLLQCLNAMKQLDNGKVQDLAEQAKRMQRIVKEPANSVDASLLQDNEKAFLRIAEDSSATLRECVARQAFDEAMGEVLGWLPTIASYFEAVLVNDNDTKIRQNRHALVKSVLDSMQLVADFTRIEKK
- the rsgA gene encoding ribosome small subunit-dependent GTPase A, translating into MSKPFKRNKPVRKRNWDANDWDTASRQGRSKRPDSAPESVRPADDYFSDGRTNGVVVSPYGVLAFALCDGSECLCRVDESLVDGKSSVLASGDRVFIEVDDRGPVVRAVRPRANKLSRPAIGSDREQVFAANINHAVIVASVARPAFNPGLIDRYLVAAQAGGVEPIVCVNKVDLAGPLPDGVGMYRELALKVVLTSCETGEGIDELRSILQAGTSVLVGHSGVGKSSLINALDPNVTVHTQEISDSTNKGRHTTSASRLYELTGGIRIIDTPGIKQLGLWGVSPAELNYYFDEIAETSGLCKFRDCTHTHEPRCAVRDAVESGRIARARYESYLRIRASLEEGERSNPQSP
- the mgtE gene encoding magnesium transporter — encoded protein: MPETSTKDAWQEIVRIVEANNREALADYLASLPQAELPRTLFKLDESMRGKVFALLDPEDAADLIEELHESQGADLIEELAPAQAAAILDEIDSDQRVDILAEMNKQDVEAILKEMSPEEAQDARALLAYGKDTAGGLMITEYLAYHAKMTIDDVLTDLRENAEKYSDYAVQYVYVISDTGLLEGCVRLRDLVLSPGHTPLEEIQIRNPFHVKATDSLDELERFFNRYVFFGVPVVDNFGRLVGVVQRADVQKAHGDATLKAFQRFAGIIGGDELRTMPLKSRSSRRLAFLSVNIFLNIISASVVALYEDTLQKVIALAVFLPILSDMSGCSGNQAVAVSIRELSLGLVQPRDFIRVWWKESQVGIINGIMLGILLCIVAIVWKGDYVLAAVVGMALAVNTLLSVCLGGLIPLAIRRLGIDPALAASPILTTFTDMLGFFLALSLAAIGLKAGYLTPS